In the genome of Streptosporangium lutulentum, one region contains:
- a CDS encoding helix-turn-helix domain-containing protein — MSESITGAISAFPDPRTAERARTPMASTTAVISWISSALEIPGISDSSRNASTHSPATSQRAQPSSPDEDRWQAARDLAAETFARITPLLAQTLRIRHSPNGGEDFPGGVHERPLSPHRPKLPDRPTAIAVFDRARGEGRLLVADLDVTKAQATGLTRQAATELVATEATALIELIQRCGGRAISDVSPSGGRHVYIRWARPLPWPDLRDIAHALAQRFISFDTSPMSGPAAQIRTPGSLHKFAAGGSGRLSGYLRLTIPIADAEAILRRPCGPKVWAALQEELTAERAVLAAGRRPRSSSSAEPGSDDDQTVRDAAAWSGSGQTCPSCAAIIDVPLDNAGSLWLPRRGGRRAPRADLDQLARSGDWQSRRTKSASELRLSVLNSIAAAGWRLGEVIQEMEHGRWPGLARLLESKRPSQHRRRLEGDWRKAVTGVAWQRHVRRCNTSPRQPSTPPLVSPTTEGGGATPAVVQKSGLYIVDSKEAAASPDSDSSHPRERNIWGVRTIDPDVATQRVLDHWQQILQWRTAVYLAERDEERVRNWGRAAPQIRMLLRGMAVAARKDGSTCPAFGARSLSQLVGMDYTTVARHLKRLREEDNSLIDRVEEASGKRADRYELSVPDIYKAEARWIRWRGGRIDCLHPALHALGAVVALVYEQLNSVETGSTELARLTLISTSATAEALRTLAQLGLAERGRAGWYRGDRPLEEVAVELGADVIARERRKQYRKHREDWWALLEAWQLPPADRPDHLQPRRRTQAPHVLDATAGEEAPWPEEPVDNGEAGAYDYLEQNDELSLAPGLGTSEVAGNPTLERGGLGETERSVLLVHASSSKRGGDYWQDP, encoded by the coding sequence GTGTCTGAGTCCATCACAGGGGCGATAAGTGCTTTTCCTGATCCGCGAACAGCTGAGCGCGCGCGCACGCCGATGGCGTCGACGACCGCGGTGATCAGCTGGATTTCGAGCGCGCTCGAAATCCCGGGCATCTCAGACAGCTCACGCAACGCATCAACCCACTCCCCCGCCACCTCTCAACGCGCTCAGCCATCTTCTCCCGACGAAGACCGCTGGCAAGCAGCTCGCGACCTGGCCGCAGAGACCTTCGCCCGGATCACCCCGCTACTGGCCCAGACACTGCGGATACGGCACAGCCCCAACGGCGGCGAAGACTTCCCTGGCGGCGTACACGAACGGCCGCTATCACCCCACCGGCCAAAGCTGCCCGACCGGCCCACCGCGATCGCTGTATTCGACCGCGCCAGGGGGGAAGGACGCCTGCTCGTAGCCGACCTCGATGTCACCAAGGCTCAGGCAACCGGCCTGACCCGCCAAGCGGCCACCGAGCTGGTCGCCACCGAGGCCACCGCGCTGATCGAGTTGATCCAACGATGCGGCGGACGCGCAATCAGCGACGTCAGCCCCAGCGGCGGCCGCCACGTGTACATCCGATGGGCACGACCCCTGCCCTGGCCAGACCTCCGCGACATCGCCCACGCCCTGGCCCAGAGATTCATCTCCTTCGACACCAGCCCGATGTCAGGCCCCGCCGCACAGATCCGCACCCCCGGCAGCCTCCACAAATTCGCCGCCGGCGGCTCAGGCCGCCTCAGCGGATACCTGCGCCTGACCATCCCCATCGCCGACGCCGAAGCAATCTTGCGGCGACCCTGCGGCCCCAAGGTCTGGGCAGCGCTCCAAGAAGAGCTCACCGCCGAGCGAGCGGTCCTGGCCGCCGGCCGCAGACCCCGCTCCTCCAGCTCGGCCGAGCCCGGTAGCGACGACGACCAGACAGTCAGGGACGCTGCGGCATGGTCAGGCAGCGGGCAGACCTGTCCCTCCTGTGCTGCCATCATCGACGTCCCCTTGGACAACGCGGGCTCGCTCTGGCTCCCCCGCCGCGGCGGCCGCCGCGCACCTCGAGCAGATCTCGACCAGCTGGCCCGCAGCGGGGACTGGCAGAGCCGACGAACCAAATCAGCCTCAGAGCTACGTCTGAGCGTGCTGAACTCCATCGCCGCAGCGGGCTGGCGACTGGGCGAAGTGATCCAGGAGATGGAGCACGGTCGCTGGCCTGGCTTGGCCCGCCTGCTGGAGTCCAAGCGCCCCAGCCAGCATCGCCGCAGGTTGGAGGGCGATTGGCGAAAAGCCGTGACCGGAGTCGCATGGCAGAGACATGTCCGCAGGTGCAACACAAGCCCGAGACAACCTTCCACGCCCCCCCTGGTGTCCCCTACAACTGAGGGGGGTGGTGCTACCCCCGCGGTCGTCCAGAAATCAGGGCTTTACATTGTAGATTCGAAAGAAGCGGCGGCCTCTCCTGACTCCGATAGCTCCCATCCCCGGGAGCGAAATATCTGGGGAGTGCGCACCATCGATCCGGATGTCGCCACACAAAGAGTCCTGGACCACTGGCAGCAGATCCTGCAATGGCGCACCGCGGTGTATCTGGCCGAGCGCGACGAAGAGCGCGTCCGAAACTGGGGCCGAGCCGCGCCTCAGATCCGTATGCTGCTGCGAGGGATGGCCGTCGCAGCCCGCAAAGATGGTTCAACCTGCCCAGCCTTCGGAGCGCGCAGCCTGTCGCAACTCGTCGGCATGGACTACACCACCGTCGCCCGCCATCTCAAACGACTACGCGAAGAGGACAACAGCCTGATCGACCGAGTTGAAGAGGCATCGGGAAAACGAGCCGATCGCTACGAGCTGAGCGTGCCCGACATCTACAAGGCCGAGGCGCGGTGGATCCGCTGGCGGGGCGGCCGCATCGACTGCCTGCACCCTGCGCTGCACGCCCTCGGCGCAGTCGTGGCGCTCGTCTACGAGCAGCTCAACAGCGTCGAGACCGGCTCGACAGAACTCGCCCGGCTAACTCTGATATCTACGAGCGCTACCGCGGAAGCCTTGCGCACCCTGGCCCAGCTCGGCCTCGCTGAACGTGGACGAGCCGGCTGGTATCGAGGCGACCGACCTTTGGAGGAAGTCGCAGTCGAGCTCGGCGCCGACGTCATAGCCCGCGAGCGACGGAAGCAGTATCGCAAGCACCGCGAAGACTGGTGGGCGCTGCTGGAGGCATGGCAACTCCCCCCAGCCGATCGACCCGATCACCTGCAACCCCGTCGTCGTACCCAGGCTCCGCACGTCCTAGACGCGACCGCTGGGGAGGAAGCGCCCTGGCCAGAGGAGCCCGTAGACAACGGTGAGGCAGGGGCCTATGACTACCTTGAGCAAAACGACGAATTGTCTTTAGCACCTGGACTAGGCACGTCCGAAGTGGCGGGAAACCCGACTCTCGAGCGAGGAGGTCTTGGGGAAACAGAACGGTCAGTGCTGCTAGTGCATGCATCCTCCTCCAAGCGGGGTGGCGACTACTGGCAGGATCCTTAG